GTGGGTTCGCATGAAACCCAATTTCCGGGTGGGCAATTACCAATCTCGACGAATTGACTGTAGCACCCTGGAGGTACATAGTTCCAATATGTAGGTCCCATTCGACGTATAGGCATCTCCTATGGAAATCAACCAGCTCCGTTACGTCTGCGCCATCGCTGAAACGGGCAGCTTCAGCCGCGCCGCCGAGCGCTGCCAGGTTGCCCAGCCCTCACTCTCACAACAGGTCCTCAAGCTGGAGGAAGACCTCGGAGCAAAGCTCTTCGATCGCCTCGGCCGCAGCATCCGCATCACCGAGGCCGGTCGCGCCTTTCTGCCTCATGCCCGCTCCATCCTCGAGCAGATGGAAGCCGCGCGATCCAGCGTCGCCGCGAAAAATGCGGACATTCGCGGCAGCGTAGCCGTGGGCGTCATCCCAACCATCGCGCCCTTCCTCATGCCGCGCTACACAACAGTGTTCGCAAAGAAATACCCCGACGCCAAACTCCGCATCGTCGAAGAAACCACTCCGCTCCTCATCGACGCCCTGCGAGACCTCTCCATCGATCTCGCGATCCTCGCCCTTCCGCTGCGCCACAAAGACCTGGAGTTCTTTCCCATCCGTACCGAACCGCTCTTCGCCGCTCTGCCCAAAAATCATCCGCGAGCCACCGCAGATTCGCTCGCCCTCAAAAGTCTCCGCGGCGAACCCTTCGTCATGCTCCGCGACGGCCACTGCTTCCGCGACCTCTCGCTCGCCACCTGCACGCACGCGCGCATCACCCCGAACATCGCCTTTGAAAGCGACCAGTTCAGCAGCGTTCTCGGAATGGTCGCCGCCGGCGTCGGCATCTCCATCGTTCCCCAGATGGCCATCGACCGAAACGCTGCCTGCGGTTACGTACGCCTCACTGATCCTCGCGCCACTCGCACCATCGTCGCGGCGGTCCTGCGTGGCCGCAGCTTCAACCGCGTCCAGCAGGACTTCCTCTCCTCCATCCAGAACGGCGCACAGCGCCGCGACAAATCCCGATAGCCCGCCTGCAACCGAACACTAATCCTCCTGACAAATCCTGTCAGGAGCGCCTCGTATCCTCTAGCCATGGACCTTCAGCCCCACATGGTCTACAAGCCCCAGGGCGGCACCCCGGCACTGTTCTAGCCCCGGAATGAACTCTGACGCCCCGCCCGCGGTCACAGATACCAGGGAATATTGATCACGACGATCCGCTGATTGCCCCGCAACAACAATTGCAGCTTCAGTAGCTGCGCGCGCTGGTTGTGAAGCGGTGCCTGCCACCAGTGCTTCACGACGAGCTCCGGCACAACCACCGCAACCTGCCGCTCTGGGTGAAGCTTCTCCTGCTGCAGAATGTGCTCGATAAGAGGCGTCAGCACAAATCGGTATGGAGACGATAGAAACACAAGTTCTGGCACCGGCCTGCCTGAGCCCTCCACCGGCCGCACAACGTTTCTCTCCCAGTTGGCTTCAACATCAGCCCGGCGTTCTTCCGCGTCCACATGCACCGCCTGCACGTCTACGGAAAGCTTCATCGCGAACCGCAGCCCCTTCTCCGCAATTCGCGTCCATCGGTCCATGGGAACAATCACCAGTGGTTCGAGAAGGTTCTCAACCCGCATCGGGCAGTCATCCACCACCTCGGCATTCACGCCGTCATAGTGCCGCTTCACGGCAAGCATCAGCGCAATCAGCGCCGGCACCAGAATTGCCGTAATCCACGCACCCTCGAGAAACTTGGCCAGCAGCACAACCAGCAGCGTGATGCCCGTCGCCACTGCGCCCACGCCATTCACAATCATCCTTGGCACGCGCCGCGGCCCGCGTGTGCGAGACCAATGCACCACCATCCCCGCCTGCGAGAGCGTAAACGCCAGAAACGCTCCGATAGCAAACAGCGGAATCAGCCGGTCCGTCACTCCCCCAAACACGATCAGCAAAGTCGCGCTGAATCCCACCAGCGCCACCACGCCATGCGAATACAACAGCCGACGTCCCCTCACCTTGAATACGTGCGGAAGATAGTCCTGCATCGCGATCGCGCGCGTGAGCCGAGGAAAGTCCGCAAACGATGTGTTCGCCGACAGCGCGAGCACCGCCAGAATTCCCGCGATGGTCACGTAGTAGAACCAACCCCGGCCAAACACCGCCGCAATCATCTGCGACAGAATGCTCTGGTATCCAGCGCCCGTCGGGTCTGTCGCGCCGATGTTGTATGCCCTGCACAGCAGCGCAATTCCGCTCAGGAAGATCATCAGCAAAACGATGATGATCGTCAGTGTCGCCTTTGCATTCTTCCGCGTCGGCTCGCGAAATGCCGCCACGCCGTTTGAAACGGCCTCTACTCCGGTCATCGCCGTGCACCCGCTCGCAAACACCTTCAGAATCAGCCACAGCGAAATCGCCGCTGTCGCCGCCGGCATCACAGGTGGCGCCTCCACGGGAACCGGATGGCCGTGCGCTATCACTGCGCGCGCCGCGCCCACACCGATCGTAATTAACAATGTGCCGATGAACAGATACGTCGGCACCATGAACACCGTACCCGTGTCCTTTGTTCCCCGAAGGTTCACCAGCGTCAGGACCGCAAGGATCAGCAGGCATAGCGCCAGCACGTGAGGCTGCAGCTTCGGGAATGCCGAAACCAGTGCACCCACAC
This Acidobacteriaceae bacterium DNA region includes the following protein-coding sequences:
- a CDS encoding LysR family transcriptional regulator, producing the protein MEINQLRYVCAIAETGSFSRAAERCQVAQPSLSQQVLKLEEDLGAKLFDRLGRSIRITEAGRAFLPHARSILEQMEAARSSVAAKNADIRGSVAVGVIPTIAPFLMPRYTTVFAKKYPDAKLRIVEETTPLLIDALRDLSIDLAILALPLRHKDLEFFPIRTEPLFAALPKNHPRATADSLALKSLRGEPFVMLRDGHCFRDLSLATCTHARITPNIAFESDQFSSVLGMVAAGVGISIVPQMAIDRNAACGYVRLTDPRATRTIVAAVLRGRSFNRVQQDFLSSIQNGAQRRDKSR
- a CDS encoding APC family permease; its protein translation is MNVIDMLMGRPIATSEERAEHIGPIAGIPVFGLDALSSAAYGPEAALTLLIPLGVAGIAEILPISAAIILLLAIVYFSYRQTIEAYPHGGGSYTVASENLGELPGLLAAAALMVDYILNVAVGISAGVGALVSAFPKLQPHVLALCLLILAVLTLVNLRGTKDTGTVFMVPTYLFIGTLLITIGVGAARAVIAHGHPVPVEAPPVMPAATAAISLWLILKVFASGCTAMTGVEAVSNGVAAFREPTRKNAKATLTIIIVLLMIFLSGIALLCRAYNIGATDPTGAGYQSILSQMIAAVFGRGWFYYVTIAGILAVLALSANTSFADFPRLTRAIAMQDYLPHVFKVRGRRLLYSHGVVALVGFSATLLIVFGGVTDRLIPLFAIGAFLAFTLSQAGMVVHWSRTRGPRRVPRMIVNGVGAVATGITLLVVLLAKFLEGAWITAILVPALIALMLAVKRHYDGVNAEVVDDCPMRVENLLEPLVIVPMDRWTRIAEKGLRFAMKLSVDVQAVHVDAEERRADVEANWERNVVRPVEGSGRPVPELVFLSSPYRFVLTPLIEHILQQEKLHPERQVAVVVPELVVKHWWQAPLHNQRAQLLKLQLLLRGNQRIVVINIPWYL